A stretch of Prunus dulcis chromosome 6, ALMONDv2, whole genome shotgun sequence DNA encodes these proteins:
- the LOC117630206 gene encoding kinesin-like protein KIN-5D, translated as MDSSQSQQRRGGLVSLSPSQTPRSSDKSVRDLRSGDSNSINRHEKDKGVNVQVLVRCRPLSEDEMRVHTPVVISCHESRREVSAIQNIANKQIDRTFAFDKVFGPASQQKELYDQAVSPIVNEVLEGYNCTIFAYGQTGTGKTYTMEGGARKKNGEFPSDAGVIPRAVKQIFDILEAQVAEYSMKVTFLELYNEEISDLLAPDESTKFIDDKSKKPIALMEDGKGGVFVRGLEEEIVCTANEIYKILEKGSAKRRTAETLLNKQSSRSHSIFSITIHIKECTPEGEEMIKCGKLNLVDLAGSENISRSGAREGRAREAGEINKSLLTLGRVINALVEHSGHVPYRDSKLTRLLRDSLGGKTKTCIIATVSPSIHCLEETLSTLDYAHRAKNIKNKPEVNQKMMKSALIKDLYSEIDRLKQEVYAAREKNGIYIPRDRYLNEEAEKKAMAEKIERMELDSESKDKQLMELQELYSSQQLLTVDLSDKLEKTEKKLEETGNALFDLEEKHRQANATIKEKEFLIANLLRSEKSLVEHAFELRGELENAASDVSSLFAKIERKDKIEDGNRILVQKFQSELTQQLEILHKTVAVAVTQQEQQLKGMEEDMQSFVSTKAEATEELRGRLGKLKNMYGSGIKALDGIAGDLEGNSQSTFCHLNSEVSSHSSALEDLFKGIASEADELLNDLQGNLHNQAEKLSAYAQQQREAHARAVETARSTSKVTVDFFKTLDLHASNLTQIVEEAQTVNNKKLSELEEKFEECAANEERQLLEKVAELLASSNARKKKLVQTAVNDLRESTTSRTSKLQQEMSTMQDSTSSIKAKWTVHMEKTESHYLEDTFAVESGKKDMEEVLQNCLKQATMGAEQWKNAQGSLLSLEKSNVASVDSIVRRGTEANQALRDRFSSAVSAALEDVDAADKNLLSSIDHSLQLDHEACGNLNSMIIPCCGDLRELKGGHYHNIVEITENAGKFLLDEYVVDEPSCSTPRKRSFNLPSIASIEELRTPAFEELLRSFWDGRSAKQQANGDLKHIAAAYEAAQSIRDSRVPLTAIN; from the exons ATGGATTCATCACAGTCACAACAGAGAAGAGGAGGTTTGGTATCGCTATCCCCGTCACAGACACCGCGGTCGAGCGACAAGTCGGTGCGAGATCTGCGATCCGGGGATTCGAATTCGATAAACAGGCATGAAAAGGACAAGGGTGTCAATGTGCAGGTGCTTGTGCGTTGCAG GCCTTTGAGTGAAGATGAAATGAGGGTACATACGCCCGTGGTGATTTCTTGTCATGAGAGTAGAAGGGAAGTGTCTGCAATTCAGAATATAGCTAACAAGCAGATTGATAGAACCTTTGCGTTTGACAAG GTCTTTGGTCCCGCATCCCAACAGAAGGAATTGTATGACCAGGCTGTGTCTCCTATTGTAAATGAAGTACTTGAGGGCTATAACTGTACTATATTTGCCTATGGTCAGACAGGGACGGGAAAAACATACACAATGGAAGGAGGAGCAAGAAAGAAG AACGGGGAGTTTCCAAGTGATGCCGGTGTTATCCCACGAGCTGTTAAACAAATTTTTGACATATTAGAAGCTCAGGTTGCTGAGTATAGCATGAAAGTCACATTTCTAGAGCTGTACAATGAGGAGATAAGTGACCTTCTGGCCCCAGACGAGAGCACGAAATTTATAGATGACAAATCTAAGAAACCCATTGCTCTGATGGAAGATGGGAAGGGGGGTGTCTTTGTAAGAGGCTTGGAAGAAGAGATAGTGTGCACAGCAaatgaaatttataaaatcttgGAGAAGGGATCTGCAAAAAGACGTACAGCTGAGACTCTTCTCAACAAACAAAGCAGTCGTTCACACTCTATATTTTCCATCACTATCCACATCAAGGAATGCACTCCAGAGGGTGAGGAAATGATTAAGTGTGGGAAGCTAAATCTTGTTGACCTTGCTGGTTCTGAGAACATTTCACGCTCAGGTGCAAGAGAG GGTAGAGCAAGGGAAGCAGGGGAGATAAATAAAAGCTTGCTTACTCTTGGCCGTGTCATTAATGCTCTAGTTGAACACTCTGGTCATGTTCCATATAg GGATAGTAAACTAACAAGATTGTTGAGGGACTCCTTaggagggaaaacaaagaCATGCATAATTGCCACGGTATCACCCTCCATCCATTGTTTGGAAGAAACACTCAGCACCCTAGACTATGCACACCGTGCCAAAAACATAAAGAATAAACCAGAG GTCAATCAAAAAATGATGAAATCTGCTCTGATCAAGGATTTATATTCTGAGATTGATCGACTTAAGCAAG AGGTATATGCTGCAAGAGAGAAGAATGGAATCTATATACCACGAGACCGTTATCTTAATGAAGAAGCAGAGAAGAAG GCAATGGCTGAAAAAATAGAGCGGATGGAACTTGATTCTGAATCCAAAGACAAG CAACTGATGGAGCTTCAGGAACTTTACAGTTCTCAGCAACTTTTGACTGTAGACTTGAGTgataaacttgaaaaaactGAG AAAAAGCTTGAGGAGACTGGAAATGCACTGTTTGATCTCGAGGAAAAACATCGGCAGGCAAATGCAACCATTAAAGAGAAGGAATTTCTGATTGCAAACCTCCTCAGATCGG agaaatcaCTGGTTGAGCATGCATTTGAGCTTCGAGGAGAGCTAGAGAATGCTGCATCAGATGTGTCCAGTTTATTTGCCAAGATTG AGCGCAAGGATAAAATTGAAGATGGAAATCGGATACTAGTTCAGAAATTCCAGTCCGAATTAACTCAACAGCTTGAAATCTTACATAAGACTGTCGCAGTTGCAGTGACACAACAGGAGCAGCAATTGAAAGGTATGGAGGAGGATATGCAGTCCTTTGTATCAACCAAGGCAGAG GCTACTGAAGAACTTCGAGGAAGACTAGGAAAGCTTAAAAATATGTATGGTTCTGGTATTAAAGCTCTGGATGGTATAGCTGGGGACCTTGAAGGAAATTCTCAGTCAACTTTTTGTCATCTAAATTCTGAAGTTTCTAGCCATTCTTCTGCTCTGGAAGAT CTCTTCAAAGGAATTGCTTCAGAAGCTGATGAATTACTCAATGATCTTCAAGGTAATCTTCACAACCAAGCAGAGAAGCTAAGTGCATATGCACAACAACAGCGTGAG GCTCATGCCAGAGCAGTTGAAACTGCACGGTCAACTTCTAAAGTTACTGTGGACTTCTTCAAGACTCTAGACTTGCATGCATCCAATCTGACCCAAATCGTGGAAGAAGCACAAACTGTCAACAATAAGAAATTGTCTGAACTTGAAGAGAAGTTTGAG GAGTGTGCTGCTAATGAAGAAAGGCAGTTGCTAGAAAAGGTGGCAGAGTTGCTGGCAAGTTCAAACGCTAGGAAGAAAAAACTG GTCCAAACAGCAGTAAATGATCTTCGAGAGAGTACAACAAGCAGAACCAGCAAACTACAGCAAGAAATGTCAACCATGCAAGATTCAACATCTTCTATCAAAGCAAAATGGACAGTTCACATGGAAAAAACAGAATCCCATTACCTTGAAGATACATTTGCTGTGGAAAGTGGAAAGAAAGACATGGAAGAGGTTCTACAGAATTG TTTGAAGCAGGCAACAATGGGTGCAGAACAATGGAAGAATGCTCAGGGTTCCTTGCTCAGTCTAGAAAAGAGTAATGTTGCTTCTGTGGACTCTATTGTTAG GAGGGGAACGGAAGCCAATCAAGCTCTACGTGATAGGTTTTCCTCTGCTGTATCAGCTGCACTAGAAGATGTAGACGCCGCAGACAAGAATCTCCTGTCTTCTATTGATC ATTCATTACAACTTGACCATGAGGCATGTGGAAATCTTAACTCAATGATCATTCCATGTTGTGGGGATTTAAGGGAACTGAAGGGAGGTCACTACCACAATATTGTCGAGATCACAGAGAATGCAGGAAAATTTCTTCTGGATGAATATGTG GTGGACGAACCATCATGTTCCACACCAAGAAAGAGGTCGTTCAATCTTCCAAGCATTGCATCCATTGAAGAACTCAGAACTCCTGCCTTTGAAGAATTGTTGAGATCATTCTGGGATGGAAGATCTGCAAAGCAGCAGGCAAATGGAGACTTAAAACACATCGCAGCGGCATACGAGGCTGCCCAGTCCATTAGAGACTCCAGAGTTCCTCTCACTGCTATTAACTGA
- the LOC117630210 gene encoding putative pentatricopeptide repeat-containing protein At1g12700, mitochondrial, whose protein sequence is MPKMMIRTTTAATSSSSCYCWSSRGMNCLHSNSTFLLFVNNYFAFFHSQPSKPIKSTRTQLEQPKRDLPKITNVEDAFNVFDRMLQMRPLPSVVRFNKILGQVAKLKHYSAVISLYNQMGVSRIGHDVYTLTILINCYCHLNQMGFSLSVLGKFFKLGLEPDVFTFTTLINGFLLENRVAEAAGIFNKMIAGGNLQPDVVTYGTLVKGFCMKGNNSAAIQLLRKMEEGACKPDLVVYNTIIDSLCKDKLVDDALNLFSEMMSKGIAPNVITYTSLIHGVCKLGEWKEATRLLNEMVSKNIFPDVCTFTVLVDTLCKEGMVGEAEGVVEMMIERDIQPNTVTYNSLMDGFCLRGEMSKARKVFKLMLSKGSMVDAICYSTLINGYCRHQMMDEAMMLLREMSHKGLIPDIITYNTLVDGCCKVGKLGVAQKLFSEMQACGQLPNVQTYAILLDGLCKNQQLSTAIQLFKEMEGKKLDVDIVIYTILIKGLCVAEKIESARELFCGLSSRGLQPDVRTYTIMINGLCIGGRTSEAEKLLFEMEEKGCSPNGWTYNVIIRGYINNNETVRAMELIQQMVEKGFSADAWTTELIVDLLCKDKVDPALLPLMQKENYELNLPQLKLNRSSDHPKKH, encoded by the coding sequence ATGCCGAAGATGATGATACGGACTACAACTGCTgctacttcttcttcttcttgttattGCTGGAGCAGCAGAGGTATGAATTGTCTTCACTCTAACTCCACTTTTCTCCTTTTCGTCAACAATTACTTTGCTTTCTTTCACTCTCAACCTTCGAAACCGATCAAATCTACAAGAACCCAACTAGAGCAGCCAAAAAGAGACTTACCCAAAATCACAAATGTTGAGGATGCTTTCAATGTGTTCGATAGAATGCTTCAAATGCGCCCTCTGCCTTCTGTTGTCCGTTTCAATAAAATCTTAGGTCAAGTtgcaaaattgaaacattaCTCGGCCGTCATCTCATTGTATAACCAAATGGGTGTGTCGAGGATTGGACATGATGTTTATACCCTAACCATACTCATAAATTGTTATTGTCATCTAAACCAAATGGGGTTTAGTTTATCTGTATTGGGGAAATTCTTCAAACTTGGTCTTGAACCAGATGTCTTTACCTTCACCACTCTAATCAACGGCTTTCTTCTCGAGAATAGAGTGGCGGAGGCAGCAggaattttcaacaaaatgaTTGCGGGAGGTAATCTTCAGCCTGATGTGGTTACTTATGGCACACTAGTAAAGGGCTTTTGCATGAAAGGTAACAACAGTGCTGCTATTCAGTTGCTTAGGAAGATGGAGGAAGGAGCTTGCAAGCCTGACCTAGTTGTCTATAACACAATCATCGACAGTCTTTGTAAGGATAAACTAGTTGATGATGCACTGAACCTCTTCTCAGAAATGATGAGCAAGGGTATTGCCCCAAATGTCATTACCTATACATCCTTGATTCATGGAGTTTGCAAATTAGGCGAGTGGAAAGAAGCTACAAGGTTGTTGAATGAAATGGTGAGTAAAAACATCTTTCCAGATGTGTGCACATTCACTGTCTTGGTAGACACACTTTGTAAGGAGGGGATGGTTGGGGAAGCAGAAGGCGTGGTCGAAATGATGATTGAAAGGGATATTCAACCTAATACTGTTACGTACAATTCACTTATGGATGGTTTCTGTTTGCGAGGAGAAATGAGCAAGGCTAGAAAAGTTTTTAAACTAATGCTTAGCAAGGGATCGATGGTTGATGCTATTTGTTATAGCACATTGATAAATGGATATTGTAGGCACCAAATGATGGATGAGGCCATGATGCTACTTCGGGAAATGTCTCATAAGGGACTGATTCCAGATATCATTACTTATAACACTCTTGTGGATGGTTGTTGCAAAGTGGGGAAATTAGGTGTTGCACAAAAGTTGTTCTCTGAGATGCAAGCTTGTGGCCAACTTCCAAATGTTCAAACTTATGCTATTCTACTGGATGGCCTGTGTAAAAACCAACAACTTTCTACAGCAATCCAACTGTTTAAAGAGATGGAAGGCAAGAAGTTGGATGTAGATATTGTGATTTACACTATTCTTATTAAAGGTTTGTGCGTAgctgaaaaaattgaatctgcAAGGGAACTCTTTTGTGGTTTATCATCCAGAGGGCTTCAACCGGATGTAAGGACATATACCATAATGATTAATGGACTCTGTATTGGGGGCCGAACAAGTGAAGCAGAAAAGCTGCTTTTCGAAATGGAAGAGAAAGGTTGTTCTCCAAATGGTTGGACCTACAACGTAATTATTCGAGGGTATATCAATAACAATGAGACAGTAAGGGCAATGGAACTTATTCAacaaatggtggagaagggttTCTCAGCAGATGCATGGACTACAGAACTGATAGTTGATCTATTGTGTAAAGATAAAGTAGATCCTGCATTGTTGCCATTGATGCAAAAAGAGAATTATGAACTTAATTTGCCTCAGTTAAAGTTGAACAGATCTTCTGACCATCCCAAAAAACATTGA
- the LOC117630205 gene encoding uncharacterized protein LOC117630205, with amino-acid sequence MAIEKNNFKVSRFDSEFSPGSRKSMSSDEDELQQRSSAAESDDDDEFDDADSGAGSDDFDLLELGETGVEFCQVGSQTCSIPFELYDIPSLEDILSVDVWNECLSEEEQFGLTKYLPDLDQETFMITLKELFTGCNFHFGSPVKKLFDMLKGGLCEPRVALYREGLNFFQKRQHYNILRKHQNNMVSNLCQIRDAWLNCKGYSIEERLRVLNIMRIQKSLMGEKMEDMETDSSERESGEGLQINKIKDRKVAQKIARYSPYGVGTNVDFASRGRSSAMELAKYGKQNPKGILKMAGSKTSSAKELASHSGPYSSAVALPQQIKAGGYDSRATLRMRDQLISGDDVEGTTYGIGVQRDRSVSRSSLMDKSGVFKVGKKLDLLRGDELITDTLLGVPVSSKTDVHAYGRNRNANLLSESKVITAKPPNLRTPYDFGKKAKYPENVQQFTVGDQMKSLKSRLPQPPLRGDRADSSDRAELFWHNRNEGETFPMDSPLRADDWNVRSKKWKIGRESPDLNYKSYRASPPQMNDRFLSSEFKAKPFQEKIRGNRVQNGGSDMAALKSNRMFVKNEDTESDSSEQFEDDEDSNPLLRSKLAYPSGVMEASPSSLLKPALDAKRGKYVKKEAKDSLRALDGINYPSNKMGGFVEHGHMHSLENYTAKAKQKGKMRDNSPMHNSSTRVLEERYISGLGKFHDEDDDYDERKQIYKLGKNAQFEGEAGERLHIPSWKTYPTTGKQKREVGHDHSVPESRYFVDEEDDSLEMRSLANGSGHGRFRKKGQNTEAYVSDRHERIEVPLLGCNLMTKKRKGKEDSDTGRGDDDGDLQCNHLQRIVDSNSSKKRAKRKVENDNVSSDVEISDPPITEMGATDMEPETKPQKKPFIPITPTVHTGFSFSIVHLLSAVRLAMITPLSEDAFDVGGPIDEQNKNHEGCVNGVLSRQKVDANNSELAGEVNMPSLTVQEIVNRVRSNPGDPCILETQEPLQDLVRGVLKIFSSKTAPLGAKGWKTLAAYEKATKSWSWTGPVFHGSSDHDTSDEVTSPEAWGLPHKMLVKLVDSFANWLKCGQETLQQIGILPEPPLELMQLNLDEKERFRDLRAQKSLNTINPSSEEVRAYFRKEEVLRYSIPDRAFSYTAADGKKSIVAPLRRCGGKPTSKARDHFMLKRDRPPHVTILCLVRDAAARLPGSIGTRADVCTLIRDSQYIVEDVSDAQVNQVVSGALDRLHYERDPCVQFDGERKLWVYLHREREEEDFEDDGTSSTKKWKRQKKDSAEQPDQGAVTVAYHGTGEQAGYDLCSDLNVEPSSCLDDVRQDVDDNVDTNHGSEQDEMHQDDPILWEEGLGLNPMRENKLLCQENSTNEDFDDETFGRERTVGLLSASLL; translated from the coding sequence ATGGCGATTGAGAAGAACAACTTCAAGGTTTCGAGGTTTGATTCAGAGTTTTCTCCCGGTAGTAGGAAGAGTATGTCTAGTGACGAGGATGAGCTACAACAGCGTAGCTCTGCTGCTGaatctgatgatgatgatgaatttGATGATGCGGACTCTGGGGCGGGGTCCGATGACTTTGATTTGTTGGAATTGGGGGAAACTGGTGTGGAGTTTTGCCAAGTTGGGAGTCAGACTTGCAGCATTCCTTTTGAGCTGTATGATATTCCAAGTCTTGAAGATATATTGTCAGTGGATGTATGGAATGAGTGCTTGAGTGAGGAGGAGCAGTTTGGCCTCACTAAGTATCTGCCTGATTTGGACCAGGAGACCTTTATGATTACCTTGAAAGAGCTTTTTACAGGTTGTAATTTCCATTTTGGGAGCCCTGTTAAGAAGTTGTTTGATATGTTGAAGGGAGGTTTGTGCGAGCCGAGAGTTGCTCTTTACCGGGAGGGTTTGAATTTCTTTCAGAAGCGGCAACACTACAATATTTTGAGGAAGCATCAGAATAATATGGTTAGTAATCTCTGTCAGATAAGGGATGCTTGGCTTAATTGCAAGGGATATAGTATTGAGGAGAGGCTCCGGGTGTTGAATATTATGAGAATCCAGAAGAGTTTGATGGGTGAGAAGATGGAAGATATGGAGACTGACTCCTCAGAAAGAGAGTCGGGTGAAGGCTTACAGATCAACAAGATCAAGGACAGGAAAGTTGCACAGAAAATCGCTCGTTATTCTCCATACGGGGTGGGTACAAATGTGGATTTTGCATCAAGGGGGCGGTCATCAGCTATGGAACTGGCAAAATATGGGAAGCAGAACCCAAAAGGTATACTGAAGATGGCTGGGTCGAAGACTTCTTCAGCAAAAGAGCTAGCAAGCCATTCTGGACCATACAGTTCGGCAGTCGCTCTTCCTCAGCAGATTAAGGCCGGAGGGTATGATTCCAGGGCAACACTCAGAATGAGGGATCAGTTGATAAGTGGTGATGATGTTGAAGGCACAACATATGGAATTGGTGTCCAGCGAGATAGAAGTGTGTCTCGTAGTAGCTTGATGGACAAGTCTGGTGTTTTCAAAGTGGGAAAGAAGCTGGACCTATTAAGAGGTGATGAATTAATCACTGACACCTTGCTGGGTGTGCCTGTCTCCTCAAAGACTGATGTACATGCCTATGGTAGGAACCGCAATGCAAACCTTTTGTCAGAGTCAAAGGTAATAACAGCAAAGCCTCCTAACTTGAGGACCCCTTATGATTTTGGTAAAAAGGCCAAGTATCCAGAAAATGTTCAGCAATTTACAGTTGGGGATCAGATGAAGTCCTTGAAAAGCAGACTTCCACAACCACCACTAAGAGGAGATCGAGCTGACTCGTCAGATCGCGCAGAACTATTCTGGCATAACAGGAATGAAGGGGAGACTTTTCCTATGGATTCGCCCTTAAGAGCGGATGACTGGAATGTTAGGAgcaagaaatggaagattgGGAGGGAGTCTCCTGATTTAAATTACAAATCATATAGAGCTTCCCCACCACAGATGAATGATAGATTTTTATCTTCTGAATTTAAAGCAAAACCATTTCAAGAGAAGATAAGAGGGAATCGAGTACAAAATGGAGGATCAGACATGGCGGCATTGAAAAGTAATAGAATGTTTGTTAAAAATGAAGATACAGAATCAGACTCATCAGAGCAATTTGAAGATGATGAGGATAGCAACCCTTTGTTGAGGAGTAAGCTGGCTTATCCCAGTGGTGTTATGGAGGCTTCACCGTCTTCTTTGTTGAAGCCTGCTCTAGATGCAAAAAGGGGCAAATATGTGAAGAAAGAGGCGAAAGATAGTTTACGGGCCCTTGATGGGATCAATTACCCCTCCAACAAGATGGGTGGTTTTGTTGAACATGGACATATGCATAGTCTAGAAAACTATACTgccaaagcaaaacaaaagggTAAGATGCGAGACAATAGTCCCATGCATAACTCTTCGACCAGAGTTTTGGAAGAACGCTATATCTCGGGCTTGGGTAAGTTtcatgatgaggatgatgattatgatgaaCGGAAACAAATCTACAAATTGGGCAAGAATGCCCAATTTGAAGGGGAGGCTGGTGAAAGGTTGCACATACCTTCATGGAAGACCTACCCTACTACGGGAAAGCAGAAAAGAGAAGTTGGCCATGATCATTCTGTACCAGAGTCTCGTTATTTTGTTGATGAGGAGGATGACTCACTTGAAATGCGATCACTAGCTAATGGTAGTGGACATGGTAGATTCAGGAAGAAAGGTCAGAACACTGAAGCATATGTGAGTGATCGCCATGAACGAATTGAGGTCCCACTATTAGGTTGCAATTTGATGACAAAGAAGCGGAAAGGTAAGGAGGATTCAGACACTGGTAGAggagatgatgatggtgaCTTACAGTGTAACCATTTGCAACGTATTGTTGATTCCAATTCCTCGAAAAAAAGGGCAAAGAGGAAGGTGGAGAATGACAATGTCAGCTCAGATGTAGAAATTTCTGATCCACCAATTACAGAAATGGGAGCGACAGATATGGAGCCAGAAACCAAGCCCCAGAAAAAACCATTTATTCCAATTACACCTACGGTTCATACTGGCTTCTCATTCTCGATTGTACATCTTCTTTCAGCTGTTCGCTTGGCAATGATCACTCCACTTTCGGAAGATGCTTTTGATGTTGGGGGACCTATAGATGAGCAGAACAAAAATCATGAGGGTTGTGTAAATGGGGTTCTTTCTCGTCAAAAGGTGGATGCCAATAACTCAGAGCTTGCTGGAGAAGTGAATATGCCTTCTCTAACAGTTCAGGAGATTGTGAACCGTGTTAGATCGAATCCAGGAGATCCTTGTATTCTTGAGACACAAGAGCCACTTCAGGATCTGGTGAGAGGAGTTctaaagatattttcttcaaaaacaGCACCTTTAGGAGCAAAGGGTTGGAAGACACTGGCCGCCTATGAAAAAGCTACAAAAAGCTGGTCATGGACTGGTCCAGTTTTTCATGGTTCATCCGATCATGACACCAGTGATGAGGTGACATCTCCCGAAGCATGGGGTCTTCCTCACAAAATGCTTGTCAAGTTGGTTGATTCGTTTGCTAATTGGCTCAAATGTGGGCAAGAGACCCTTCAACAAATCGGAATTCTTCCGGAACCGCCCTTGGAGTTGATGCAGCTCAACCTGGATGAGAAAGAACGGTTCAGGGACCTAAGAGCTCAAAAGAGTCTTAACACCATTAACCCAAGTTCTGAAGAAGTGAGAGCTTATTTCCGTAAGGAGGAAGTTCTCAGGTATTCAATTCCAGACAGGGCCTTCTCTTACACAGCAGCTGATGGTAAAAAATCCATTGTTGCCCCATTAAGAAGGTGTGGCGGTAAGCCAACATCAAAAGCTCGAGATCACTTTATGCTGAAACGTGATCGACCACCACATGTTACAATTCTTTGTCTTGTGAGAGATGCAGCTGCAAGATTGCCTGGAAGTATTGGCACCAGAGCAGATGTTTGTACTTTGATAAGAGATTCTCAGTACATTGTTGAAGACGTGTCTGATGCACAAGTTAATCAAGTTGTTAGTGGAGCCCTGGACCGTTTGCATTATGAACGTGATCCTTGTGTGCAATTTGATggtgaaagaaaattatgggTCTATTTGcatagagaaagagaagaagaagattttgaGGATGACGGTACTTCATCTACAAAGAAATGGAAGAGGCAGAAAAAGGATTCTGCCGAGCAACCTGACCAAGGAGCAGTAACAGTGGCTTATCATGGGACTGGGGAACAAGCTGGATATGATTTGTGCTCTGATCTCAATGTCGAGCCATCATCATGTTTGGATGATGTGAGACAAGATGTGGATGATAATGTTGATACCAATCACGGGTCTGAACAAGATGAAATGCACCAAGATGATCCAATTCTTTGGGAGGAGGGTCTGGGCTTAAATCCAATGCGAGAAAACAAATTGCTATGTCAGGAAAATTCCACGAATGAAGATTTTGATGATGAAACGTTTGGGAGAGAAAGGACAGTTGGGCTCTTGAGTGCAAGCTTACTATGA